A stretch of Janibacter endophyticus DNA encodes these proteins:
- a CDS encoding rhomboid family intramembrane serine protease produces MTQPHDPAPTCPRHPERVSYVRCQRCRRPVCGDCQRQAAVGIQCVDCVREASQADRPQVTAVGGRAPRTDTPVLTIAIMMICALVYVGELASPRVYGDGALAPFIATHEPWRILTSAFLHSPSQIFHILFNMFALWMIGPYLETLLGRARFLGLYLVSALAGSITYLLFQPTDSTQGVVGASGAVFGLFGAFVVLQRHLGRDSSAMIGTIAINAVLGFVIPNVAWQAHLGGLVAGAVIAAILTTARKRRSATIAWAGIGAVAVLSIALFVLKYVVISPAPVLISG; encoded by the coding sequence ATGACCCAGCCGCACGACCCCGCTCCCACCTGCCCGCGGCACCCCGAGCGGGTCAGCTACGTCCGGTGCCAGCGGTGCCGGCGCCCGGTGTGCGGCGACTGCCAGCGGCAGGCCGCCGTTGGCATCCAGTGCGTCGACTGCGTGCGCGAGGCGTCCCAGGCCGACCGGCCGCAGGTCACTGCGGTCGGCGGCCGGGCCCCGCGCACCGACACCCCCGTCCTGACGATCGCGATCATGATGATCTGCGCTCTCGTGTATGTCGGAGAGCTGGCCTCGCCCCGCGTCTACGGCGACGGGGCACTGGCACCCTTCATCGCGACCCACGAGCCGTGGCGGATCCTCACGTCGGCGTTCCTCCACTCGCCGAGCCAGATCTTCCACATCCTCTTCAACATGTTCGCCCTGTGGATGATCGGGCCTTACCTGGAGACCCTCCTCGGGCGGGCGCGTTTCCTCGGGCTGTACCTCGTCTCCGCGCTGGCCGGCTCGATCACCTACCTGCTCTTCCAGCCGACCGACTCGACGCAGGGTGTCGTCGGGGCGTCGGGGGCGGTCTTCGGCCTCTTCGGTGCGTTCGTCGTGCTGCAGCGTCACCTCGGTCGTGACTCCTCGGCGATGATCGGCACGATCGCGATCAACGCGGTCCTCGGCTTCGTCATCCCCAACGTCGCCTGGCAGGCGCACCTCGGCGGTCTCGTCGCCGGCGCCGTCATCGCCGCGATCCTCACGACGGCCCGCAAGCGGCGCAGCGCGACGATCGCGTGGGCCGGCATCGGCGCGGTGGCCGTCCTGAGCATCGCGCTCTTCGTCCTGAAGTACGTCGTCATCTCGCCGGCGCCGGTGCTCATCTCGGGCTGA
- a CDS encoding cell division protein CrgA translates to MAASNEKPADKMSGEVSEATKARRSGDPSKRAAVDGTTRPVRRDKPKAQKIGNPSWFVPVMLGLMLVGLIWVVTYYITQEQYPVESWGRWNLGAGFTLMMAGFAMTTRWK, encoded by the coding sequence GTGGCTGCGTCGAACGAGAAGCCGGCCGACAAGATGAGCGGCGAGGTGTCGGAGGCGACGAAGGCCCGGCGCTCCGGTGACCCGAGCAAGCGCGCGGCGGTCGACGGGACGACGCGGCCGGTGAGGCGGGACAAGCCCAAGGCGCAGAAGATCGGCAACCCCAGCTGGTTCGTGCCGGTGATGCTCGGTCTCATGCTCGTCGGCCTGATCTGGGTGGTCACCTACTACATCACCCAGGAGCAGTACCCCGTCGAGTCCTGGGGCCGGTGGAACCTCGGGGCCGGGTTCACCCTGATGATGGCCGGCTTCGCGATGACCACCCGCTGGAAGTAG
- a CDS encoding DUF881 domain-containing protein has protein sequence MGESSTRRDRLRSWFLDHRPSRWSAGVPVIALCAGLLFATSGTAAKGGDLRSEVTTLPGLIRERTHDNALKARQVEDLQATVSALTEERAPRTSEAERLSRDIAGLRHGTGFGEVSGPSVTVSLDDAPLDSDQIPEGFDVDDVVVHQQDVQGVVNALWRGGAEAMMIMDQRIISTSAVRCVGNTLILQGRVYSPPFVITAVGDPADLQAALDADPTVSVYKEYVAQLGLGYEVSSAESTTLPAYAGQSQLKHARAVR, from the coding sequence GTGGGAGAGTCGAGCACCCGACGCGACCGCCTCCGGAGCTGGTTCCTCGACCACCGGCCGTCCCGCTGGTCCGCCGGCGTCCCCGTCATCGCCCTCTGCGCCGGGCTCCTCTTCGCGACGAGCGGCACCGCCGCCAAGGGTGGCGACCTGCGCTCCGAGGTGACCACCCTGCCGGGTCTCATCCGCGAGCGCACCCACGACAACGCCCTCAAGGCCCGTCAGGTCGAGGACCTGCAGGCCACGGTCAGCGCCCTCACCGAGGAACGCGCCCCCCGGACGAGCGAGGCCGAGCGGCTCTCCCGCGACATCGCCGGGCTGAGGCACGGCACCGGCTTCGGCGAGGTGAGCGGCCCGAGCGTGACGGTGAGCCTCGACGACGCCCCGCTCGACTCCGACCAGATCCCCGAGGGCTTCGACGTCGACGACGTCGTCGTCCACCAGCAGGACGTCCAGGGCGTCGTCAACGCGCTGTGGCGCGGTGGTGCCGAGGCGATGATGATCATGGACCAGCGGATCATCTCGACGAGCGCTGTCCGGTGCGTCGGCAACACCCTGATCCTCCAAGGACGCGTCTACTCACCCCCCTTCGTCATCACGGCGGTCGGTGACCCGGCCGACCTGCAGGCCGCCCTCGACGCCGACCCGACCGTCTCGGTCTACAAGGAGTACGTCGCCCAGCTCGGCCTCGGCTACGAGGTGAGCTCGGCCGAGTCGACGACGCTGCCGGCCTATGCCGGGCAGAGCCAGCTCAAGCACGCCCGCGCCGTGCGCTGA
- a CDS encoding aminodeoxychorismate/anthranilate synthase component II, whose amino-acid sequence MSTILVVDNYDSFVFTIVGYLQQLGAETTVVRNDAISAAEGADFDGVLISPGPGTPEEAGVSMAMIEACAERAQPMLGVCLGHQALGVVTGATVGRAPELLHGKTSQVHHQGDGVLAGLPDPFTATRYHSLTIDPATVPDTLVPTGHTESGIIMAARHRDLPLHGVQFHPESVLTQGGHRILANWLEIVGDTGAVARSEGLSPLVRDAEGVARMVAAG is encoded by the coding sequence GTGAGCACCATTCTCGTCGTCGACAACTACGACAGCTTCGTCTTCACCATCGTGGGCTACCTCCAGCAGCTCGGCGCCGAGACGACCGTCGTGCGCAACGACGCGATCAGCGCGGCGGAGGGTGCCGACTTCGACGGCGTGCTCATCTCGCCCGGCCCCGGCACGCCCGAGGAGGCCGGGGTGTCCATGGCGATGATCGAGGCCTGCGCGGAGCGGGCCCAGCCGATGCTCGGTGTCTGCCTCGGCCACCAGGCGCTCGGCGTCGTCACCGGGGCGACGGTCGGCCGCGCCCCCGAGCTGCTCCACGGCAAGACCTCGCAGGTGCACCACCAGGGGGACGGCGTGCTCGCCGGCCTGCCCGACCCCTTCACGGCGACCCGGTACCACTCGCTGACGATCGACCCCGCGACCGTGCCCGACACCCTCGTGCCCACCGGGCACACCGAGAGCGGCATCATCATGGCCGCCCGGCACCGTGACCTGCCGCTGCACGGGGTGCAGTTCCACCCGGAGTCGGTCCTCACCCAGGGTGGGCACCGGATCCTCGCGAACTGGCTCGAGATCGTCGGCGACACCGGCGCCGTCGCCCGGTCCGAGGGCCTGAGCCCGCTCGTGCGCGATGCCGAGGGCGTCGCGCGGATGGTTGCCGCGGGCTGA
- a CDS encoding YihY/virulence factor BrkB family protein, producing the protein MSEQGSDPTATGEDDAIGRFDAFQRKHTVLGFPLGVAYKFLDDFGGYLAALITYYGFLSLFPLFLLFSTILGLVLEGYPQWQQRILDSAISEFPIVGEELRKTGTLSGSPIGLVVGSVAAIYGGLGVGQALQYAMNTAWMVPRNSRPNPFLSRARGVLMICTAGVAVVATSVLTQVANRLVVDGWESIAVDLGSIILNTGVFVLLFIVATSKTLTPRQVLPGAVIASVLFYLLQGVGVTYIGTVVARASDLNSVFAIVFGLLVFIYSNAVVVLLCVQLNVVLVERLWPRSLLTVFTDGVVLTDADRRAYEGQVKAQRLKGFQEISVGFERRHPDES; encoded by the coding sequence GTGAGCGAGCAGGGGAGCGACCCGACGGCGACGGGGGAGGACGACGCGATCGGCCGCTTCGACGCCTTCCAGCGCAAGCACACCGTGCTCGGCTTCCCCCTCGGCGTCGCCTACAAGTTCCTCGACGACTTCGGCGGCTACCTCGCGGCGCTCATCACCTACTACGGCTTCCTCTCGCTCTTCCCCCTCTTCCTGCTCTTCTCGACGATCCTCGGCCTCGTCCTCGAGGGCTACCCGCAGTGGCAGCAACGGATCCTCGACTCGGCGATCTCGGAGTTCCCCATCGTCGGCGAGGAGCTGCGCAAGACGGGGACGCTGAGCGGCAGCCCGATCGGCCTCGTCGTCGGCTCGGTGGCGGCGATCTACGGCGGTCTCGGCGTCGGTCAGGCCCTCCAGTACGCGATGAACACGGCGTGGATGGTCCCGCGCAACAGCCGCCCCAACCCCTTCCTCTCCCGCGCGCGGGGCGTGCTGATGATCTGCACGGCGGGGGTGGCGGTCGTCGCGACGAGCGTGCTGACCCAGGTCGCGAACCGGCTTGTCGTCGACGGCTGGGAGTCGATCGCCGTCGACCTCGGCTCGATCATCCTCAACACCGGCGTCTTCGTCCTGCTCTTCATCGTCGCGACGTCGAAGACGCTCACCCCGCGCCAGGTGCTGCCGGGTGCGGTCATCGCCTCGGTGCTCTTCTACCTCCTGCAGGGCGTCGGCGTCACCTACATCGGGACCGTCGTCGCCCGGGCGAGCGACCTCAACTCCGTCTTCGCCATCGTCTTTGGCCTGCTCGTCTTCATCTACAGCAACGCCGTCGTCGTGCTGCTGTGCGTCCAGCTCAACGTCGTCCTCGTCGAGCGGCTGTGGCCGCGCTCGCTGCTCACCGTCTTCACCGACGGGGTCGTCCTCACCGACGCCGACCGGCGCGCCTACGAGGGCCAGGTCAAGGCGCAGCGGCTCAAGGGGTTCCAGGAGATCTCGGTCGGCTTCGAGCGTCGCCACCCTGACGAGTCCTAG
- the pknB gene encoding Stk1 family PASTA domain-containing Ser/Thr kinase, with protein MTTPTPRLLGGRYELGELIGRGGMAEVHRGYDTRLGRPVAIKILRTDHARDASFLHRFRREAQSVAGLNHRSIVAVYDSGEDRMTESGGAELAVPYIVMELVEGHTLREVLNEEGPLSPDEAARVCEGVLDALEYSHRMGIVHRDIKPGNVMLGADGSVKVMDFGIARALADAQATMTQTAAVIGTAQYVSPEQARGETVDNRSDVYSVGCLLFELLTGRTPYVGEPISLTYQHVNADIPLPSSFEPDVPPALDAVVAGALTKDRDDRYPDAGDMAEDLRAFRSGRQVGALAKGALAGVLGAGETRSGAPADPTMALPAAGAAGAAGAGVTGDTSTFAPVREPLAAEPQRPRRGLGWVLALLLLIPIAALGWYAWDANQPDPVPVVTVPQLVGLDEDAAEAKLNELGLDGDATSENNQAPAGEVFEQGHDAGARVPEGTSIAYKVSLGPEQSQVPQIVGKTRAEATKALTDAGLEVGEVTNEDSPEQAKNRVVSSNPSEYETVEKGAKVNLVIATGKVELPDLRGRQVSEVRALLYDLELEITEEEQASDEPPGQILEQRPGAGKVDQGTKVVLVVARPQDRTVTRTRTETPTPTETPTTTEPEEPPTTAPTDPPSSPTAPDPEPTTPPTP; from the coding sequence GTGACTACTCCCACCCCGCGGCTGCTCGGCGGCCGTTACGAGCTCGGTGAGCTCATCGGTCGGGGAGGAATGGCCGAGGTCCACCGTGGCTACGACACGCGTCTCGGGCGACCTGTCGCCATCAAGATCCTGCGCACCGACCACGCCCGCGACGCCTCCTTCCTCCACCGCTTCCGCCGCGAGGCCCAGTCCGTCGCCGGCCTCAACCACCGCTCGATCGTCGCCGTCTACGACTCCGGCGAGGACCGCATGACCGAGTCCGGCGGGGCCGAGCTCGCTGTCCCGTACATCGTCATGGAGCTCGTCGAGGGCCACACCCTGCGCGAGGTCCTCAACGAGGAGGGCCCGCTGAGCCCGGACGAGGCGGCCCGGGTCTGCGAAGGCGTCCTCGACGCCCTCGAGTACAGCCACCGGATGGGCATCGTCCACCGCGACATCAAGCCGGGCAACGTCATGCTCGGTGCCGACGGCTCGGTCAAGGTCATGGACTTCGGCATCGCCCGCGCGCTCGCCGACGCCCAGGCCACGATGACGCAGACCGCGGCCGTCATCGGCACGGCCCAGTACGTCTCCCCGGAGCAGGCCCGCGGCGAGACCGTCGACAACCGCAGCGACGTCTACTCCGTGGGTTGCCTGCTCTTCGAGCTCCTCACGGGCCGCACCCCTTACGTCGGCGAGCCGATCAGCCTGACCTACCAGCACGTCAACGCCGACATCCCGCTGCCCAGCTCGTTCGAGCCGGACGTGCCGCCCGCGCTCGACGCCGTCGTCGCCGGCGCTCTCACCAAGGACCGCGACGACCGCTACCCCGACGCCGGCGACATGGCCGAGGACCTGCGCGCCTTCCGCTCGGGCCGTCAGGTCGGCGCCCTGGCGAAGGGGGCCCTGGCCGGCGTCCTCGGGGCGGGCGAGACCCGCTCCGGCGCACCCGCCGACCCGACGATGGCGCTGCCGGCCGCCGGGGCCGCGGGCGCCGCCGGCGCAGGGGTGACCGGTGACACCTCGACCTTCGCCCCGGTGCGCGAGCCGCTGGCTGCTGAGCCGCAGCGCCCCCGCCGCGGACTGGGCTGGGTGCTCGCCCTCCTCCTGCTCATCCCGATCGCCGCTCTCGGGTGGTACGCCTGGGACGCCAACCAGCCGGACCCCGTCCCGGTGGTGACCGTCCCGCAGCTCGTCGGGCTCGACGAGGACGCGGCGGAGGCCAAGCTCAACGAGCTGGGGCTCGACGGTGACGCGACCTCGGAGAACAACCAGGCCCCGGCAGGCGAGGTCTTCGAGCAGGGCCACGACGCCGGTGCCCGGGTGCCCGAGGGCACCTCGATCGCCTACAAGGTCTCACTCGGTCCCGAGCAGTCGCAGGTGCCGCAGATCGTCGGCAAGACCCGGGCCGAGGCCACGAAGGCGCTCACCGACGCGGGCCTCGAGGTCGGTGAGGTCACCAACGAGGACAGCCCCGAGCAGGCGAAGAACCGGGTCGTCTCGTCGAACCCCTCCGAGTACGAGACCGTCGAGAAGGGCGCGAAGGTCAACCTCGTCATCGCGACCGGCAAGGTGGAGCTGCCCGACCTCAGGGGCCGGCAGGTCAGCGAGGTGCGCGCGTTGCTCTACGACCTCGAGCTGGAGATCACGGAGGAGGAGCAGGCCTCCGACGAGCCCCCCGGGCAGATCCTCGAGCAGCGACCCGGCGCCGGCAAGGTCGACCAGGGCACGAAGGTCGTCCTCGTCGTCGCCCGCCCGCAGGACCGGACCGTGACCCGGACCCGGACCGAGACGCCGACGCCCACCGAGACCCCGACGACCACCGAGCCGGAGGAACCGCCGACGACGGCGCCGACGGATCCCCCTTCGTCACCGACGGCACCCGACCCGGAGCCGACGACCCCGCCGACCCCCTAG
- a CDS encoding peptidoglycan D,D-transpeptidase FtsI family protein, whose protein sequence is MNEPIRRLSTLAAALFVALLVASTWLQVIGAESINERPDNRRTALKNYAQERGQILIDGQPLARSEPSDDELRWQRVYSDPELYAHLTGYYSFEYGAGGGLEGAANSLLTGTDDRLFYGRVSDILSGKRPVGASLELTINPRAQRAAREALGDQQGAVVALDPRTGAILAMYSSPSYDPSPLVSHKSGDAAKAWERLTSDPTRPMVNRAIAGNLYPPGSVFKVVTAAAAIESGDFDEDSSIPGPARLDLPQTTSDLPNSSPGPCGPNDRVTLRIAMQNSCNTAFGWLGMELGGDAVADQAEKFGFGDKLEIPMSVTPSIFPADLNPPQEAQSAIGQYEVRTTPLQVAMMSAGVANDGIVMRPYLVERVQGDDLSVISETQPEQLSRAVEPDTAAQLTDMMTAVVESGTGRQAAVPGVSVAGKTGTAQHAAGAAPHAWFTGFAPADNPEVVVAVVVEDGGRAGSEAYGGSVAGPISAAVMRAVLE, encoded by the coding sequence GTGAACGAGCCCATCCGACGCCTCTCCACGCTCGCCGCTGCGCTCTTCGTCGCGCTGCTGGTCGCCTCGACCTGGCTGCAGGTCATCGGGGCCGAGTCGATCAACGAGCGACCCGACAACCGCCGCACCGCGCTGAAGAACTACGCGCAGGAACGCGGCCAGATCCTCATCGACGGCCAGCCGCTGGCCCGCTCGGAGCCCTCCGACGACGAGCTGCGCTGGCAGCGCGTCTACAGCGACCCCGAGCTCTACGCCCATCTCACCGGCTACTACTCCTTCGAGTACGGCGCCGGCGGCGGCCTCGAAGGGGCCGCCAACTCACTGCTCACCGGCACCGACGACAGGCTCTTCTACGGCCGCGTCTCCGACATCCTCTCCGGCAAGCGCCCCGTGGGCGCCTCGCTCGAGCTGACGATCAACCCCAGGGCGCAGCGCGCCGCCCGGGAGGCCCTCGGCGACCAGCAGGGCGCCGTCGTTGCGCTCGACCCGCGCACCGGGGCGATCCTCGCGATGTACTCCTCCCCGTCGTACGACCCGAGCCCCCTCGTCAGCCACAAGAGCGGCGACGCCGCCAAGGCGTGGGAGCGGCTGACCTCCGACCCGACCCGGCCGATGGTCAACCGGGCCATCGCCGGCAACCTCTACCCGCCCGGCTCGGTCTTCAAGGTCGTCACCGCTGCCGCGGCCATCGAGTCCGGTGACTTCGACGAGGACTCCTCGATCCCCGGCCCCGCCCGGCTCGACCTGCCGCAGACCACCTCCGACCTGCCGAACAGCAGCCCCGGCCCCTGCGGTCCGAACGACCGCGTCACCCTGCGCATCGCGATGCAGAACTCGTGCAACACCGCCTTCGGGTGGCTCGGCATGGAGCTCGGCGGCGACGCGGTCGCCGACCAGGCCGAGAAGTTCGGCTTCGGCGACAAGCTCGAGATCCCGATGTCGGTGACCCCGTCGATCTTCCCGGCCGACCTCAACCCCCCGCAGGAGGCGCAGTCGGCGATCGGTCAGTACGAGGTGCGCACCACGCCGCTCCAGGTCGCGATGATGAGTGCCGGGGTCGCCAACGACGGCATCGTCATGCGCCCCTACCTCGTCGAGCGCGTGCAGGGCGACGACCTCTCGGTGATCTCCGAGACCCAGCCCGAGCAGCTCTCCCGGGCCGTCGAGCCCGACACCGCCGCCCAGCTGACCGACATGATGACGGCCGTCGTCGAGTCCGGCACCGGCCGCCAGGCCGCGGTGCCCGGCGTGAGCGTCGCCGGCAAGACCGGCACGGCCCAGCACGCCGCCGGCGCGGCACCGCACGCCTGGTTCACCGGCTTCGCCCCGGCGGACAACCCCGAGGTGGTCGTCGCCGTCGTCGTGGAGGACGGCGGCCGGGCCGGCAGCGAGGCCTACGGCGGCTCGGTCGCGGGACCGATCAGCGCGGCCGTGATGCGGGCGGTGCTCGAGTGA
- a CDS encoding FtsW/RodA/SpoVE family cell cycle protein, which produces MRSLRTVTTIAPKRGRNVELLLIALAIGVVVLAYVNVEVAANGSVPAGLLGHAGLLAVIALVFHVVLRWRASYADPLILPIVTLLNGIGVVMIHRLDIAAGRDFSDGLALKQLQWTALGVAIALAVLVLLRDHRVLRRYTYTAGLAGFVLLLLPLLPVIGHDAFGANIWIKIGPFTFQPAEVAKIALAIFFAGYLVQTRDVLALAGRKVLGMTLPRGRDLGPILLAWVASVLVLVLETDLGTSLLLFGLFVSMLYVATERISWIAIGLTLAAAGAFVAYRLFSHLQTRVLCWFDPFSDEGVEKCGQLVSGIMGLSAGGLLGTGLGRGRPWSTPLPETDFIFSSLGEELGLVGIMAILALYAILVERGMRSAIGLRDGFGKLLATGLAFTVALQVFVVVGGVTRVIPLTGLTLPFVAYGGSSLLANWTLAALLLRISDHARRPEPELDTASMDAPTEVVRTG; this is translated from the coding sequence ATGCGGTCGCTGAGGACGGTCACGACGATCGCCCCGAAGCGGGGCCGCAACGTCGAGCTCCTCCTCATCGCCCTGGCGATCGGGGTGGTGGTCCTCGCCTACGTCAACGTCGAGGTCGCCGCCAACGGCTCGGTCCCCGCCGGCCTCCTCGGCCACGCGGGCCTGCTCGCCGTCATCGCGCTCGTCTTCCACGTCGTCCTTCGCTGGCGGGCCTCCTACGCCGACCCGTTGATCCTCCCGATCGTCACGCTGCTCAACGGCATCGGGGTCGTGATGATCCACCGGCTCGACATCGCCGCCGGGCGCGACTTCAGCGACGGGCTGGCCCTCAAGCAGCTCCAGTGGACCGCGCTGGGCGTGGCGATCGCGCTCGCGGTGCTCGTCCTGCTCCGCGACCACCGCGTGCTGCGCCGCTACACCTACACCGCGGGCCTGGCCGGCTTCGTCCTCCTGCTCCTGCCGCTCCTGCCGGTCATCGGTCACGACGCCTTCGGCGCGAACATCTGGATCAAGATCGGTCCCTTCACCTTCCAGCCGGCCGAGGTCGCCAAGATCGCGCTCGCGATCTTCTTCGCCGGCTACCTCGTCCAGACGCGCGACGTCCTGGCGCTGGCCGGCCGCAAGGTCCTCGGCATGACCCTCCCTCGTGGCCGCGACCTCGGCCCGATCCTCCTCGCGTGGGTCGCCTCCGTCCTCGTCCTCGTCCTCGAGACCGACCTCGGCACCTCGCTGCTCCTCTTCGGCCTCTTCGTCTCGATGCTCTACGTCGCGACCGAGCGGATCAGCTGGATCGCGATCGGCCTGACCCTCGCGGCGGCCGGCGCCTTCGTCGCCTACCGGCTCTTCTCCCACCTCCAGACCCGCGTGCTGTGCTGGTTCGACCCCTTCAGCGACGAAGGGGTGGAGAAGTGCGGTCAGCTGGTCAGCGGCATCATGGGCCTGTCGGCCGGTGGCCTCCTCGGGACCGGCCTCGGCCGGGGGCGGCCGTGGTCGACCCCGCTGCCGGAGACCGACTTCATCTTCAGCAGCCTCGGCGAGGAGCTCGGGCTCGTCGGCATCATGGCGATCCTCGCGCTCTACGCGATCCTCGTGGAGCGCGGCATGCGCTCGGCGATCGGCCTGCGCGACGGCTTCGGCAAGCTGCTCGCCACCGGCCTGGCCTTCACCGTCGCCCTCCAGGTCTTCGTCGTCGTCGGTGGTGTCACCCGGGTCATCCCGCTCACCGGTCTCACCCTCCCCTTCGTCGCCTACGGCGGGTCCTCCCTGCTGGCGAACTGGACGCTTGCCGCCCTGCTGCTGCGGATCAGCGACCACGCGCGCCGCCCCGAGCCCGAGCTGGACACGGCGTCGATGGACGCCCCCACCGAGGTGGTGAGGACCGGGTGA
- a CDS encoding Stp1/IreP family PP2C-type Ser/Thr phosphatase produces the protein MPIGLRYAARSDVGLVRSDNQDSGYAGPHLLVVADGMGGHAGGDIASSTVITELVEIDHDSLAAGEASTQLSRALARANREIARIAEERSELTGMGTTTTALMRARNKLILAHIGDSRAYLLRDEVFTQITTDHSFVQTLIDEGRITEDEASTHPQRSVVTRVLTGDEDDEPDVGAREARIGDRYLLCSDGLSGFVARDTIEEQLSAGLSPAETADNLIALALKAGAPDNVTVIVADVVNSSGPTPPSTQPQVVGAAAQRSSATRAVPTTPAAKAAALTRETEDDERPELAEEGRSSRTGRWLRRLAALGVVALILGAGGYGAWAWTQQQYYIGDSEGRVTIYRGIPSDLGPISLSSPVDQTDVLLSDLPDFYRTSVEETVTVDSERDAQKKVDDLRVAAKRCATLRSTGEPCGR, from the coding sequence ATGCCCATCGGCCTCCGCTACGCAGCCCGCTCCGACGTCGGCCTCGTCCGCTCGGACAACCAGGACTCCGGCTACGCCGGGCCGCACCTGCTCGTCGTCGCCGACGGCATGGGCGGGCACGCCGGGGGTGACATCGCCTCCTCGACCGTCATCACCGAGCTCGTCGAGATCGACCACGACTCGCTCGCGGCCGGCGAGGCGAGCACCCAGCTGAGCCGCGCCCTCGCCCGGGCCAACCGCGAGATCGCGCGGATCGCCGAGGAGCGCAGCGAGCTCACCGGCATGGGGACGACGACGACGGCCCTCATGCGGGCCCGCAACAAGCTGATCCTCGCCCACATCGGCGACTCCCGCGCCTACCTGCTGCGCGACGAGGTCTTCACCCAGATCACCACTGACCACTCCTTCGTCCAGACCCTCATCGACGAGGGCCGGATCACCGAGGACGAGGCCTCCACGCACCCGCAGCGCTCAGTCGTGACCCGCGTGCTCACCGGCGACGAGGACGACGAGCCCGACGTCGGTGCCCGCGAGGCCCGCATCGGCGACCGTTACCTGCTGTGCTCCGACGGGCTCTCCGGCTTCGTCGCGCGCGACACCATCGAGGAGCAGCTGAGCGCGGGGCTCTCCCCGGCCGAGACCGCGGACAACCTCATCGCCCTCGCGCTCAAGGCCGGCGCCCCCGACAACGTCACCGTGATCGTCGCCGACGTCGTCAACTCCTCCGGCCCGACGCCGCCCTCGACCCAGCCGCAGGTCGTCGGCGCGGCCGCCCAGCGCAGCTCGGCGACGCGGGCCGTCCCCACGACCCCCGCCGCCAAGGCCGCCGCCCTGACCCGCGAGACCGAGGACGACGAGCGACCCGAGCTCGCCGAGGAGGGCAGATCCTCGCGCACGGGCCGCTGGCTGCGCCGGCTCGCCGCCCTCGGTGTCGTGGCGCTGATCCTCGGCGCGGGTGGCTACGGCGCGTGGGCCTGGACCCAGCAGCAGTACTACATCGGCGACTCCGAGGGCCGGGTGACGATCTACCGCGGCATCCCCTCCGACCTCGGGCCGATCTCGCTCTCCTCCCCCGTCGACCAGACCGACGTCCTCCTGTCCGACCTGCCCGACTTCTACCGCACGAGCGTCGAGGAGACGGTGACCGTCGACTCCGAGCGCGACGCGCAGAAGAAGGTCGACGACCTGCGCGTCGCCGCGAAGCGGTGCGCGACCCTGCGGAGCACCGGAGAGCCATGCGGTCGCTGA
- a CDS encoding FHA domain-containing protein FhaB/FipA yields the protein MSELTVTVLRLGLLVLLWAFVLSLAGVLRSDLYGTRVINRSGPSSAGNGRAKGDKVASPRRNPRTPTHLVVTSGTLTGTRLPLRDKGVLIGRNPECSLVLDDDFASGRHARIIRGEDGWFVEDLGSTNGTFIGQFRVGEAIPVEAGTTVRIGKTLLELRS from the coding sequence ATGAGCGAGCTGACCGTCACCGTGCTGCGCCTCGGCCTGCTCGTGCTCCTGTGGGCCTTCGTGCTCTCCCTCGCCGGGGTGCTGCGCTCCGACCTCTACGGCACCCGGGTCATCAACCGCAGCGGTCCGTCCTCGGCCGGCAACGGCCGGGCGAAGGGGGACAAGGTCGCCTCACCGCGGCGCAACCCCCGTACCCCGACCCACCTCGTCGTCACCTCCGGGACGCTCACCGGCACGCGGCTGCCGCTGCGTGACAAGGGCGTCCTCATCGGCCGCAACCCCGAGTGCAGCCTCGTCCTCGACGACGACTTCGCCTCGGGCCGGCACGCGCGGATCATCCGTGGTGAGGACGGCTGGTTCGTCGAGGACCTCGGCAGCACCAACGGCACCTTCATCGGGCAGTTCCGCGTCGGCGAGGCGATCCCCGTCGAGGCCGGGACGACCGTGCGCATCGGCAAGACGCTCCTCGAGCTGCGGAGCTGA